In the Candidatus Cloacimonas acidaminovorans str. Evry genome, one interval contains:
- a CDS encoding GspE/PulE family protein: protein MVYNPQFARLGDILVHEGYITEEQLKDALLKQGNFGLKLGETLIKLGYLTENELLEALHKQLGYDVVQDKELMDLDINIVSSIPEPYAKENKVLALREEGDGVVVAMTDPENLIVSDSLEKILGKNIKPVLIGNSSLQDAIEKYYKSIRTTTEVEDAVGGFEFVAVDEDENEITIAAATEDVDAPVVKMINLIINEAIKAGATDIHIEPLTKISRIRYRVDGALREVMTPPIGMHPSLISLVKVMSKLNIAERRLPQDGHISLKTAMKSVDVRVSITPTVLGEKVVMRLLDKGEFGFKLTTLGFEEDDMDIFKKIIRRPYGIIIVSGPTGSGKSTTLHAALKEIENIESNIITVEDPVEYRLEGVTQIETKEQIGLTFGSALRSVLRQDPDIVLIGEIRDEETADIAIKFSLTGHLVFTTLHANDAPATITRMIDIGIKPYLVGSSLSLVMAQRLVRKICKYCIKDYIPTEQEIQDAGLTPEEASKINFKIGTGCVHCDNTGYSGREGIFELLTINPEIRRIIYEGGNQDLIREAALRNGMRTLHDAAITKMKKGITTIKEVIKMTVVE, encoded by the coding sequence ATGGTTTATAATCCACAATTTGCCCGTCTGGGAGATATCCTGGTGCACGAGGGATATATCACAGAAGAACAATTGAAAGATGCATTGCTCAAGCAGGGAAATTTCGGCTTGAAATTGGGTGAGACACTTATCAAGCTGGGTTATCTAACAGAAAATGAACTTCTTGAAGCATTACATAAACAACTTGGCTATGATGTTGTTCAAGATAAAGAATTAATGGACCTGGATATAAATATTGTAAGTTCAATTCCGGAGCCCTACGCCAAAGAAAATAAAGTTTTGGCTTTACGCGAAGAGGGCGATGGAGTAGTAGTAGCAATGACAGATCCGGAAAACTTGATTGTTTCGGACAGCTTGGAAAAAATATTGGGCAAAAATATCAAGCCGGTTTTAATTGGCAATTCTTCTTTACAGGATGCCATAGAAAAGTATTATAAAAGTATTCGGACAACTACTGAGGTAGAAGATGCCGTAGGTGGTTTTGAATTTGTAGCAGTGGATGAAGACGAGAACGAAATCACTATTGCTGCTGCTACGGAAGATGTAGATGCACCAGTAGTTAAGATGATCAATCTTATCATCAATGAGGCAATTAAAGCCGGAGCTACGGATATTCATATTGAACCTTTAACGAAAATATCACGGATTCGTTATCGGGTAGATGGTGCCTTGCGCGAAGTTATGACGCCTCCGATAGGAATGCATCCCAGTTTGATTTCCCTGGTTAAGGTTATGAGTAAATTGAATATTGCCGAACGCCGTTTGCCTCAAGATGGTCATATTTCCCTAAAAACCGCGATGAAAAGTGTAGATGTTCGTGTTTCCATTACTCCTACTGTTTTAGGTGAAAAAGTAGTGATGCGTCTTTTAGATAAGGGAGAATTTGGATTCAAACTTACCACTTTAGGATTTGAAGAAGACGATATGGATATCTTTAAAAAAATTATCCGTCGTCCTTATGGCATTATTATTGTTTCAGGACCTACAGGAAGCGGAAAATCCACTACTCTTCACGCGGCACTAAAAGAAATAGAAAACATAGAATCTAATATTATAACTGTGGAAGACCCCGTTGAATACCGTCTGGAAGGAGTAACGCAAATTGAAACCAAAGAGCAGATAGGTCTCACCTTCGGTTCTGCTTTGCGTTCAGTTTTGCGTCAAGACCCCGATATTGTTCTCATTGGAGAAATTCGTGATGAAGAAACAGCTGATATTGCTATTAAATTTTCATTAACCGGTCACCTGGTTTTTACTACTTTGCATGCCAATGATGCTCCTGCAACTATTACCCGTATGATAGATATTGGCATTAAACCCTATCTTGTTGGTTCTTCCTTATCACTGGTGATGGCACAACGTTTAGTGCGTAAAATTTGTAAGTATTGTATCAAGGATTATATCCCTACGGAGCAGGAAATTCAGGATGCCGGTTTAACGCCTGAAGAAGCAAGTAAAATCAATTTTAAGATTGGAACGGGATGTGTTCATTGTGATAATACCGGTTATTCGGGACGAGAAGGTATCTTTGAATTGCTGACCATAAATCCTGAAATCCGCAGGATTATCTATGAAGGCGGAAATCAAGACCTTATTCGGGAAGCGGCATTAAGAAATGGTATGCGGACTCTTCACGATGCTGCTATCACTAAAATGAAAAAGGGAATAACCACAATCAAGGAAGTCATCAAGATGACTGTAGTTGAATAA
- a CDS encoding Ig-like domain-containing protein produces MKKYSSLMSILTLLLIILVSFSASCDKRNPPPILAPVPLPPSTSQERYITRMTANPDIIYADYNITYSIVSAEIKDGEGFGVPNQIVKFKTNLGRIISDVPTDSSGVAKTTFYDDGDIGIATISAIVRNYDASGDTLIWQDSTAINVEIKEIPPVENVVLRLKDLAPPYTMSIMQVITVIAIPTNAEGQEVPNNTLVTFSCNDKGYFVDSGGNEIGTSAVVGTYNGRATVKYNSGTHATTMPGEEQAIITATVGGAFATQEIIIEPGNPTNIRLRSYVQVDNELIEADTSSVNSPNWIFIKAQLTDSYHNACPYQPVTFSTDIGSFLNTTQTVTQNTQLDGIASVRFTPGLSAGAASIQASANNDTLKAVTIFMINSSELYSLDFTQSSQINLNVANTGGVESAILRVKLRDINGNLIDVPQKVYFKIANINAPAGANINGYPQQDSVEVISNGGEAQVSVNSGTESGIVKIKVSWVSENGNRYIYALKTNIVIHSGPPVPGGIISFVSGFDSGQELGGGLWRVQCGAIVKDIYNNPVDWGTTVWFSIVDNENCEIEASARVGNQNAEGDSTAGVAYTYVTYDGTLTYHTITIRANCGDDPYGVPIFGDTPCVLPLNGPEANIEAQPPVLMYDLNQTSYEFSDIYFYLTDAQGCQISNAKVIFLGLDGGHFIYSTNAIYDPDSLPNEYWRLLTNQNGYAIARIAFSPAEAPPPVEEIPQPVPMRVRATLLEALLNRETVVTLIKFPGTAPW; encoded by the coding sequence ATGAAAAAGTATAGCTCCCTAATGTCAATTCTTACACTCCTGCTGATCATCCTGGTCAGTTTCAGTGCAAGTTGCGATAAACGAAATCCTCCACCAATTTTAGCTCCGGTTCCTTTACCTCCGTCCACATCACAGGAAAGGTATATAACCAGAATGACAGCTAATCCGGATATAATTTATGCCGATTACAATATCACCTACTCTATTGTTTCTGCGGAAATAAAAGATGGTGAGGGTTTTGGAGTTCCTAATCAGATAGTAAAATTTAAAACCAATCTGGGCAGGATTATTTCTGATGTCCCTACCGATAGCAGTGGTGTAGCTAAAACTACTTTCTATGATGACGGAGATATCGGTATCGCTACTATTTCAGCTATAGTTCGCAATTATGATGCCAGTGGCGATACTTTAATCTGGCAGGATTCCACTGCAATAAATGTGGAAATTAAAGAAATTCCTCCGGTTGAAAATGTTGTACTGAGACTTAAGGATCTTGCTCCACCCTATACAATGTCTATTATGCAGGTAATAACTGTAATTGCAATTCCTACGAATGCAGAAGGGCAAGAGGTTCCCAATAATACATTAGTAACTTTCAGTTGTAACGATAAGGGTTACTTTGTAGATAGCGGAGGTAATGAAATTGGCACAAGTGCCGTAGTAGGAACCTATAATGGACGAGCTACGGTAAAATACAATTCCGGAACTCATGCCACAACTATGCCAGGGGAAGAACAAGCAATAATTACAGCAACAGTTGGAGGTGCTTTCGCTACTCAGGAAATAATAATTGAACCAGGAAATCCTACCAATATAAGATTAAGATCTTATGTTCAAGTGGATAATGAACTTATAGAAGCAGATACAAGTTCTGTTAACAGTCCTAACTGGATTTTTATTAAAGCGCAATTAACAGATAGTTACCATAATGCCTGTCCCTATCAGCCGGTTACATTTTCCACAGATATAGGTTCTTTTTTGAATACAACGCAGACAGTTACGCAAAATACTCAACTTGATGGTATTGCTTCTGTTAGGTTTACACCGGGATTATCTGCTGGAGCTGCCTCCATTCAGGCATCTGCCAATAATGATACTTTAAAGGCAGTTACCATTTTTATGATAAATTCCAGTGAATTGTACTCGTTGGATTTTACTCAATCCAGTCAGATTAACTTGAATGTAGCCAATACGGGTGGCGTGGAATCGGCAATATTACGGGTAAAATTAAGAGATATAAATGGGAATCTGATTGATGTTCCTCAAAAAGTTTACTTTAAAATAGCCAATATAAATGCGCCTGCGGGTGCCAATATTAATGGTTATCCTCAGCAGGATTCGGTGGAGGTTATCTCCAATGGAGGTGAAGCCCAGGTTTCAGTAAATAGCGGAACAGAATCCGGTATTGTAAAAATTAAGGTCTCCTGGGTAAGTGAAAATGGAAATCGTTATATTTATGCCTTGAAAACGAATATTGTAATTCATTCAGGACCTCCGGTTCCAGGTGGAATTATTTCCTTCGTTAGCGGATTTGATTCCGGACAGGAATTAGGAGGTGGATTATGGCGTGTCCAATGTGGTGCCATAGTTAAAGATATATATAATAACCCTGTTGATTGGGGAACAACTGTATGGTTCTCAATTGTGGACAATGAAAATTGTGAAATAGAAGCGTCGGCGCGCGTTGGTAACCAGAATGCTGAAGGTGATTCTACTGCCGGTGTTGCCTACACTTATGTAACCTACGATGGGACTTTAACATATCACACAATAACTATTCGTGCCAATTGTGGCGATGATCCTTATGGTGTTCCTATTTTTGGTGACACACCTTGTGTTTTACCCTTAAATGGTCCTGAAGCAAATATAGAAGCACAACCGCCAGTATTGATGTATGATTTGAACCAAACAAGCTATGAATTTTCGGATATCTACTTTTATCTTACGGATGCACAAGGTTGTCAGATAAGCAATGCCAAGGTAATATTCCTGGGGTTGGATGGCGGTCATTTTATTTACAGCACTAATGCTATATATGATCCTGATTCTCTTCCTAACGAATATTGGCGATTGTTAACCAACCAAAATGGATATGCCATTGCCAGAATTGCCTTTAGTCCTGCAGAAGCTCCTCCGCCAGTGGAAGAAATTCCCCAACCTGTTCCAATGAGGGTAAGAGCAACATTATTAGAAGCTTTGCTCAATCGTGAAACTGTTGTCACTCTGATCAAATTCCCGGGTACTGCACCCTGGTAA
- a CDS encoding secretin N-terminal domain-containing protein, with the protein MKHIRKFKSHITLVLVLSFLACITLSAQQRRDPILDTKVTFNADDATLSSVFKALSRLSNTNIVLAIDQAGTAEKEEKRVTININDVPIETAVSLVASSAGLSYRVIGSNTFLVGQKQNIMEEIGERSDIIFLNNLDAKKVSDALQNTSGKITPLEGQNALMVYGNPETFKEIEKLVKSIDTQQQQIEIRVRLIEVHLNEAKQIGVDWSKLNHLTTILAEDPVNQYGTGLPYNYSDATGYLPHGDPTDFGVIPDEQYFQRINGFHDIGHFSRQLTAFDVTIDWLLENNAAQLLTDTRVTALNGELATMHIGEVVPFVVTDKENQLQVERSETGIILNVTPKVNKDGNITMNINPEVSSVTELVGGYIPRTKVRRVSSAVTVPNEHKIIVGGLLNSNITQKINKIPLLGDLPLIGKIFQHRYELVENTDLIIEITPRLVSMQETAPTPKLDKRLTRTLIQYEEEEEE; encoded by the coding sequence ATGAAACACATTAGAAAATTCAAAAGTCATATTACACTTGTCCTCGTGCTATCTTTTTTGGCTTGTATCACACTTAGTGCTCAGCAAAGAAGAGACCCTATCCTGGATACAAAAGTGACTTTTAACGCAGATGATGCAACTCTTTCCTCGGTGTTTAAAGCTCTTTCCAGATTGAGCAACACCAATATTGTTCTGGCTATTGATCAGGCAGGAACAGCAGAGAAAGAAGAAAAGAGAGTTACTATCAATATTAACGATGTACCTATTGAAACAGCTGTCTCTCTGGTTGCAAGCTCTGCCGGTTTATCTTATCGGGTAATTGGCTCCAACACTTTCCTTGTGGGCCAAAAACAGAACATTATGGAAGAAATCGGTGAACGCAGTGACATCATTTTTCTAAACAATCTGGATGCCAAGAAAGTTAGCGATGCCCTTCAAAATACAAGCGGGAAGATTACCCCCTTGGAAGGACAAAATGCCTTAATGGTTTATGGCAATCCGGAGACCTTCAAAGAAATAGAAAAATTGGTTAAATCAATTGACACACAACAACAACAGATAGAAATAAGAGTCCGTTTAATTGAAGTTCACCTTAATGAAGCAAAACAAATTGGAGTTGACTGGAGTAAGCTAAATCATCTTACTACAATTCTGGCAGAAGATCCTGTAAACCAATATGGAACCGGCTTGCCATATAATTATTCTGACGCCACAGGTTATTTACCACATGGCGATCCTACTGATTTTGGAGTTATTCCTGATGAACAATATTTTCAGCGCATAAACGGTTTTCATGATATTGGACATTTCAGCCGTCAGTTAACTGCTTTTGATGTTACTATTGACTGGTTGCTGGAAAATAATGCTGCTCAATTGCTTACTGATACAAGGGTTACAGCTCTAAATGGAGAACTTGCCACTATGCATATTGGAGAAGTAGTTCCCTTCGTTGTTACAGATAAGGAAAATCAGCTGCAGGTAGAACGTTCTGAAACAGGGATCATTCTCAATGTTACACCTAAGGTAAATAAAGACGGCAATATTACAATGAACATCAATCCAGAAGTAAGTTCAGTTACAGAACTGGTTGGAGGATATATACCCCGCACTAAAGTCCGCAGAGTTTCTTCAGCAGTAACTGTTCCTAACGAGCATAAAATAATTGTTGGTGGATTGCTAAATTCTAATATTACGCAAAAGATTAACAAAATTCCTTTGTTGGGCGATTTGCCGTTAATTGGCAAAATATTCCAGCATAGATATGAACTGGTAGAAAACACCGATTTGATCATAGAAATAACTCCTCGGCTTGTTTCTATGCAGGAAACCGCTCCAACGCCAAAATTGGATAAGCGTTTAACCCGAACTCTAATTCAATATGAAGAAGAAGAGGAGGAGTAA
- the pilO gene encoding type 4a pilus biogenesis protein PilO translates to MREKYLIFILCILLITILFFMFTINSVTAKQHKINELDKKIKNAQEKLNSARIMDQQLSQFSRIIDNSLTREASFSFDEINAFKTTIGRLADQRTITINKLSDSNKFSLPGLVETTYNLELEATYVQIGQFISDLESMDNIIKIQALDISPLAVSDKEVTAPNAPNRYRVTLELSVFKVKREA, encoded by the coding sequence ATGAGAGAAAAATACCTGATATTCATTCTGTGCATCTTGCTGATTACAATACTGTTCTTTATGTTTACTATAAACAGTGTTACTGCAAAACAACATAAGATTAACGAACTGGATAAAAAAATAAAAAATGCTCAGGAAAAACTAAACAGTGCACGAATTATGGATCAGCAATTAAGCCAGTTTTCCCGTATTATAGATAATAGTTTAACCAGGGAAGCCAGTTTTAGCTTTGATGAAATTAATGCTTTTAAGACCACCATTGGTCGTTTGGCTGACCAGCGAACTATTACTATTAATAAACTTTCCGACAGCAATAAATTCTCACTTCCAGGTTTGGTAGAAACAACATATAATCTGGAACTGGAAGCTACTTATGTGCAAATCGGGCAGTTTATATCCGATTTGGAATCTATGGATAATATTATCAAAATTCAAGCATTGGATATCAGCCCGCTTGCAGTTTCCGATAAAGAGGTTACTGCTCCCAATGCTCCAAATCGTTATAGGGTTACCTTAGAACTCTCTGTATTCAAGGTAAAACGGGAGGCATAA
- the pilM gene encoding type IV pilus assembly protein PilM gives MKKKKQPRFKETVGIDIGTHSIKIVHLKKLHEGFKLLNYEISPTVATGTEYVPSDLLPERYGPVLCEMLNTLKINPKRIQHLVTSIGGDNTSIKQIKTIFLPDEELESALFFEAKKHIPISGTDMILDYQVISLEEKTNNMNILLAATSKEVLNEHTNVLMTAGLAPNIVDIDSLAVVNSFILNTFVEDGVYILLNLGAHRTNMIIWGPGAKLFARDIPYGGYNFTRDIMRKRQLEWAEAEHHKLEFGLGDNPAVENVQTVSMLDITEKPTEDSIVDEVRRSLRFYVKEADNSDFRKIYLMGGTAKLKGLKEFIEEKVAIPTEIFMPFINVEMPEKFQDKKDPQLALAIGLAMRLE, from the coding sequence ATGAAGAAAAAAAAACAACCTCGATTCAAAGAAACCGTGGGAATTGATATTGGAACTCACAGCATTAAAATTGTTCACCTGAAGAAATTGCATGAAGGATTTAAACTGCTGAACTATGAAATTAGCCCCACGGTTGCTACCGGAACTGAATATGTTCCCAGTGATTTACTTCCGGAGCGTTATGGACCCGTTCTCTGTGAAATGCTGAACACACTAAAAATTAATCCCAAACGAATTCAGCATTTGGTTACTTCCATCGGAGGTGATAATACGAGTATTAAACAAATCAAAACCATCTTTCTCCCTGATGAGGAACTGGAATCGGCTCTGTTTTTTGAAGCTAAGAAACACATTCCTATTAGTGGGACAGATATGATTCTGGATTATCAGGTCATTAGTTTGGAAGAAAAAACCAACAATATGAATATCCTGCTGGCTGCTACTTCCAAAGAGGTATTGAATGAACATACCAATGTTTTAATGACCGCGGGTTTAGCACCCAATATTGTAGATATTGATTCTCTGGCTGTTGTAAACAGCTTTATTCTGAATACTTTTGTGGAAGATGGAGTTTATATTTTGTTAAATCTTGGTGCGCATAGAACAAATATGATTATCTGGGGACCAGGAGCCAAATTATTTGCTCGTGATATTCCTTACGGCGGTTATAATTTTACGCGGGATATTATGCGTAAAAGACAGCTGGAATGGGCTGAAGCTGAGCACCATAAACTGGAATTTGGTTTGGGGGATAATCCTGCCGTAGAAAATGTTCAAACAGTTAGTATGCTTGATATTACTGAGAAACCTACCGAGGATTCCATTGTGGATGAAGTTCGTCGTTCCTTGCGCTTCTATGTTAAAGAAGCAGATAACAGTGATTTCCGCAAAATCTATTTAATGGGCGGAACTGCCAAACTTAAGGGTTTAAAAGAATTCATAGAAGAAAAAGTAGCAATTCCGACGGAGATTTTTATGCCCTTTATCAATGTGGAAATGCCGGAAAAATTCCAGGACAAAAAAGACCCCCAACTTGCTTTGGCAATAGGGCTGGCTATGCGGTTGGAATAA
- a CDS encoding type II secretion system protein, producing MMKRMIFNEKGFTLTETVAVIAISSLLILTAAVGIGVFFRKYQELSAYVDLQKDMVSFLNVLKYGQHIGSRSSDIEFMGITSARELKLIRMTTIPGVSKGIEIKPPISDLYPNDYVRYYLHDGFIKMEYRHRGTDSSSPTILFPEKGLKDRVIIEDFLISDANANNAIFKYRPNEKLCVINVDFKAKVKIRQNEFKSVHYKTIMAMKNMERPSPTN from the coding sequence ATGATGAAGCGAATGATATTTAACGAGAAGGGATTTACATTAACAGAAACGGTTGCAGTTATTGCAATTTCTTCTTTGCTGATTTTAACAGCCGCTGTAGGAATTGGCGTTTTCTTTCGTAAATATCAGGAACTGAGTGCTTATGTGGATTTACAAAAGGATATGGTTTCTTTTTTAAATGTCTTAAAATACGGTCAACATATTGGTTCGCGTTCTTCGGATATTGAATTTATGGGAATTACCAGTGCCCGGGAGCTTAAACTTATTAGAATGACAACTATTCCAGGTGTCAGTAAAGGAATAGAAATTAAGCCCCCGATTTCAGACCTCTATCCTAATGATTATGTGAGATATTATTTGCATGACGGTTTTATAAAAATGGAATACAGACATCGGGGAACAGATTCATCATCGCCTACTATTCTTTTTCCCGAAAAAGGTTTGAAAGATAGGGTGATTATTGAGGACTTTTTAATTAGTGATGCCAATGCTAATAACGCGATTTTTAAATATAGACCGAATGAAAAGCTCTGTGTAATAAATGTTGATTTCAAAGCCAAGGTTAAGATTCGCCAAAATGAATTTAAAAGTGTGCATTATAAAACAATTATGGCGATGAAAAATATGGAAAGACCATCTCCTACAAATTAA